In the Acropora muricata isolate sample 2 chromosome 10, ASM3666990v1, whole genome shotgun sequence genome, one interval contains:
- the LOC136887523 gene encoding G-protein coupled receptor 135-like, producing MASWNHTAKNLSNSDLLSVAFDASIASSVTAKVFKILPLTFITLASSIGNAILIYAVYADVRMRTATNMLIASQGIADLGTSILVMPFALVSVVADGWILGQKFCMANAFFNLFFTQTTVLHMTIIAFEKYLVIVKALLCEISLLRATGLAASAWGLSFLTSLPWLDWTTDQATVEYFEGYYVCGIRYHPPVRGLALIYVTLIILLSALLPLVFITFCYHQIRKVIRKKNHSVCPMTLSNAQKLAINVYASSALTSKFVIGTSLIQVFPACFLMLLDGLGVGCIPRDLRTGFKWVMWCHCFVKPTIYASKNPAWRKTIRGYLQKIPFCSLQLKPNAVLGVYDHYRRNSNLPKGGKVCNNSTQGHKETIQTEIEQRKLQVAENYKWFFRAKEAWQDHDKRQSIQFSTF from the coding sequence ATGGCTTCGTGGAACCACACGGCCAAAAACTTGTCAAACAGTGATTTACTTTCTGTGGCTTTCGACGCATCCATTGCTTCCTCAGTGACCGcaaaagttttcaaaattttacccTTGACCTTTATAACGCTGGCATCGAGTATTGGCAATGCAATTCTGATCTATGCAGTTTATGCTGATGTGCGAATGCGAACGGCGACTAATATGCTTATTGCAAGTCAAGGCATTGCAGATCTTGGGACAAGCATTCTTGTGATGCCATTTGCACTTGTCTCGGTGGTAGCAGATGGTTggattttgggtcaaaaattctgCATGGCTAATGCattttttaacttatttttcacTCAAACAACCGTCTTACATATGACCATCATTGCATTCGAAAAATATCTTGTGATTGTCAAGGCTCTTCTGTGTGAAATATCTTTACTGCGAGCCACTGGACTCGCTGCATCTGCCTGGGGGCTCAGTTTTCTAACATCACTTCCCTGGCTGGATTGGACTACCGATCAAGCCACCGTGGAATACTTCGAAGGATACTATGTGTGTGGAATACGGTATCATCCACCTGTGAGAGGCCTGGCACTGATTTATGTGACTCTAATAATACTCTTGTCCGCATTACTGCCTTTAGTGTTCATAACTTTCTGTTATCATCAAATCCGTAAGGTTATTCGAAAGAAAAATCACAGTGTTTGCCCAATGACCCTGTCCAATGCTCAGAAGCTAGCCATTAATGTTTACGCAAGTTCCGCGTTGACTTCGAAGTTTGTTATAGGAACCAGTTTGATTCAAGTTTTTCCAGCCTGTTTTTTAATGCTTTTAGACGGGCTCGGAGTTGGATGCATCCCACGAGATCTTAGGACTGGTTTTAAATGGGTCATGTGGTGCCATTGTTTCGTAAAGCCAACCATCTACGCATCAAAAAATCCAGCGTGGAGAAAAACCATTCGAGGTTATCTTCAAAAGATTCCCTTTTGTTCTTTACAGTTAAAACCCAACGCGGTACTCGGTGTTTACGATCACTATAGACGTAATTCCAATCTCCCCAAAGGCGGGAAGGTGTGTAACAACAGCACGCAGGGACACAAAGAAACAATTCAAACTGAAATAGAACAACGCAAACTACAGGTGGCAGAAAATTACAAATGGTTCTTTAGAGCGAAGGAAGCATGGCAAGATCATGACAAACGACAATCTATACAGTTTTCTACTTTCTGA